The window TGAAGCAGCCTGATCTCTACGTTCCCTTCTAATAACGTTGAAAAAGGGAACTGAAATGACACGTGAAAAGGATCAATCTTCGCCTCTGAGTATCGGCCGCCGTCACTTCGTTGGCGGTGCCGTCGCGCTGGGTGCTTTGCCAGTCCTCACCTCCGGCCTCTTGATGCCGCGCGATGCCCGCGCGGAAGCGAAGCGCGGTGGTCATCTGAAACTCGGTCTCAAGGGCGGGGCCACCAGTGATACGCTCGACCCCGCGACCTATAGCGCCTCGGTGTTGTTCGTGATTGGCCGTCTCTGGGGCGACACCCTTGTCGAATCCGACCCTAAGACCGGGGCGCCCTTGCCGTCGCTGGCGACTTCCTGGACGCCATCGGCGGACGCATCCGTCTGGACTTTCAAAATCAGGAACGACGTGCAGTTTCACGACGGCGGCAAGATGACCGTCGCGGACATCGTCGCGACACTGAAACGACACGCGGACAAGAATTCGCAGTCGGGCGCTCTGGGGCTCATGGCCTCGATCACCGGTATCGAAGAAAAAGCTGGCGACCTTATCCTCACACTTTCGGAAGGCAATGCGGACCTGCCTTTGCTTTTGACCGACTATCACCTGATCATCCAACCGAAGGGCGGCCTCGACAAGCCTGCGGCGGCCATCGGTACAGGTCCTTACATTCTGAAAAGCTTCGAACCGGGCGTTCACGCAACCTTCGAGAAAAACCCGAAGGATTGGCGCTCCGACCGCGGCTTTGTCGACAGTATCGAAATCCTCGTCATCAACGACAACACCGCCCGCGTTGCCGCACTTGCCTCCGGCCAAGTCCATTTCGTCAACAATGTCGACCCCAAGACAGTCCCGATGCTGCAGCGAGCACCGACCGTCGAAATCCTCCGGAATGCAGGCAAGGGCTTCTATTGTTTCCTAATGCATTGCGACACGGCTCCCTTCGACAACACCGATCTTCGGCTTGCGCTGAAATATGCCATCGATCGTCAGGCGATCCTCGACAAGGTTCTGGGCGGCTACGGAGTCATCGGCAACGACTATCCGGTCAATTCCAACTACGCCCTCGCCCCGACCGATATCGAGCAGCGCCCTTATGATCCAGACAAGGCCGCCTTCCACTTCAAGAAAGCGGGTCTCGACCGCTCCATTCAACTGCTCACGTCAGACGCAGCCTTTCCGGGCGCTGTGGATGCGGCGATCCTGTTCCAGCAAAGCGCGCGCAAGGCCGGCATCACGATCGACGTCAAGCGCGAACCGGAAGACGGCTACTGGACCAATGTCTGGAACAAACAGCCCTTCTGCGCCTCGTTCTGGGGCGGTCGTCCGACCCAGGATTCGCGCTATTCCACCTCTTACCTGTCGACCGCAGAATGGAACGACACGCGTTTCAAGCGCCCTGACTTCGACAAATTGGTTCTGCAAGCAAGGTCAGAACTCGATGAGGCCAAGCGCAAGGTGCTTTATCGGCAATTGGCCCTGATGGTGCGAGACGACGGCGGTCTGATCCTGCCCGTCTTCAACGACTACATCATGGCCTCTTCGAAAATGCTGCAGGGATATGTCGACGACATCGGCAACGATATGTCCAACGGCTACATCGGCAGCCGTGTGTGGCTTAATGCCTAAAGCTCTTCTGGATATATGACAATGTCAGACCGCAGCTTCACAACCATCGAAAATCAGTGGATCACCTTGAAGGATCGGACGCGGCTGGCGGCACGCATCTGGATGCCCGACGGCGCTGAGCAGAATCCCGTTCCTGCAGTGTTCGAATTCCTGCCCTACCGCAAGCGGGACGGGACCAGCCCCAGGGATGAGTCGACCTATCCGGTGTTCGCCGCCGCCGGCATTGCCGGCGTGCGGGTCGATATCCGCGGATCGGGCGAATCCGACGGCGTCATCGACGGCGAATATACCGAGCGGGAGCTTGCCGATGCCTGCGAGCTGATCGCCTGGATTGCGGCGCAGCCCTGGTCGAACGGCTCCGTCGGCATGATGGGCATCTCCTGGGGCGGCTTCAACAGCCTGCAGGTCGCCGCATTGCGGCCGCCGGCGCTCAAAGCCGTCATCTCAATCGCCTCGACCGTCGACCGCTATAATGACGATATCCATTATAAGAACGGCTGCCATCTTTCCGCCCAGCTCTCATGGGCGGCGACGATGCTTGGCTACCAGTCACGCCCCCCTGATCCGGCACTTGTCGGCGAGCGCTGGAAGGAGATGTGGCTGGAGCGCCTGGCAGGCGAACCCTTTTTCATGGAGGAGTGGCTGGCCCATCAGCGGCGCGATGATTTCTGGCGTCACGGCTCGATCTCGGAGGACTTTTCGAGCGTCGAGATCCCGACGCTCGTGATTGCCGGTTGGGCGGATGGCTACCGCAATACGCCGTTGATGGCGGTCGAGGGTCTGGGCGAGAAGGCGAAGGCACTGATCGGTCCCTGGGTGCACAAATATCCGCACTTTGCCTGGCCGAAACCGCGCGCCGATTTCCACGGCGAAGCGATCGCCTGGTGGAACAAGTGGCTGCGGGGCGAGGACAATGGCATCGACAAACTGCCGCAGGCCCGCGCCTATATTCTCGACGCCGTCCGCCCGGCGCCGCGGCGCGACAGCGATCCTGGTTTTTGGATCGCGCGGGATGTCTGGACGCCGCCGCACATGCAATGTTTCTACGTCGAGCAATTCGGCAGGTTGACCGAAGGCATGCCGATCCCGCATGCGCCCGAGCATCCCGTCTATGTCAGGTCTCCTCTCGATACCGGCACGGCATCGGGTGAATATTTCACGCTGAAGCCCGACGCGGAAATGGCGATCGATCAACGGTTGGACGATGCCGGTTCGTTGGTCTTCGATACCATGCCGCTTGCCGATGATTGCGACTATCTCGGTCGGCCGGTGCTGACACTGCGGCTGCGGCCCCGGGCGGCGCATGCGAACCTCTGCGGCCGGCTCGTCGATGTTCATCCTGATGGCACGGCGACGCGGGTCGCCTTCGGCGTCGTCAATCTCAGCCATCGCGACGGCAACGCCGATCCGAAACCGCTGATCCCGGGCGAGACGGTGTCGATCCGACTGGTGCTCGATGCCTGCGGCTATCGCTTCCGCAAGGGGCATCGCATCCGCCTTTCGCTGTCCACCGCCTATTGGCCGATGATCCTGCCGCCACCTGAGGACGAAGGGATGGACATCGATATCGCCTCGCTCGGCTTGGGACTGCCGGTGCTCGGCGATCATCGCAGGATTACAGTCGAGGCGCCGGCCAATCCCGATCCCCTGCCGAGATATATCGAGCATGCGGCTGCCGCGACGAAACGGCAGATCGTCCGGGATCTCTCGGCAAACCGGACGGACTATCGCATCCACGAGGAGACCGGGCTTTACGAACATCCCAAGACGGGCCTGTCGACCCGGCAATTGCGCGAGGAAGTCTGGTCGATTTCGCCGGATGATCCGCTGTCGATGACCGGTGTGTCGACCTGGACCTGCGACATGCACCGTCCCGGCTGGTTCGTGCGGACGGTGGCAAGGGCGCGGATTGCCTGTACCGCAACCGATTGGATCGTCAGCGCCGTCGTCACGGCGTTCGAGGACGACGTACAGATCTTCGAAAAGATCTTCGCAGAAAAGAAGATTGCGCGCGAC of the Rhizobium etli CFN 42 genome contains:
- a CDS encoding ABC transporter substrate-binding protein: MTREKDQSSPLSIGRRHFVGGAVALGALPVLTSGLLMPRDARAEAKRGGHLKLGLKGGATSDTLDPATYSASVLFVIGRLWGDTLVESDPKTGAPLPSLATSWTPSADASVWTFKIRNDVQFHDGGKMTVADIVATLKRHADKNSQSGALGLMASITGIEEKAGDLILTLSEGNADLPLLLTDYHLIIQPKGGLDKPAAAIGTGPYILKSFEPGVHATFEKNPKDWRSDRGFVDSIEILVINDNTARVAALASGQVHFVNNVDPKTVPMLQRAPTVEILRNAGKGFYCFLMHCDTAPFDNTDLRLALKYAIDRQAILDKVLGGYGVIGNDYPVNSNYALAPTDIEQRPYDPDKAAFHFKKAGLDRSIQLLTSDAAFPGAVDAAILFQQSARKAGITIDVKREPEDGYWTNVWNKQPFCASFWGGRPTQDSRYSTSYLSTAEWNDTRFKRPDFDKLVLQARSELDEAKRKVLYRQLALMVRDDGGLILPVFNDYIMASSKMLQGYVDDIGNDMSNGYIGSRVWLNA
- a CDS encoding CocE/NonD family hydrolase; amino-acid sequence: MSDRSFTTIENQWITLKDRTRLAARIWMPDGAEQNPVPAVFEFLPYRKRDGTSPRDESTYPVFAAAGIAGVRVDIRGSGESDGVIDGEYTERELADACELIAWIAAQPWSNGSVGMMGISWGGFNSLQVAALRPPALKAVISIASTVDRYNDDIHYKNGCHLSAQLSWAATMLGYQSRPPDPALVGERWKEMWLERLAGEPFFMEEWLAHQRRDDFWRHGSISEDFSSVEIPTLVIAGWADGYRNTPLMAVEGLGEKAKALIGPWVHKYPHFAWPKPRADFHGEAIAWWNKWLRGEDNGIDKLPQARAYILDAVRPAPRRDSDPGFWIARDVWTPPHMQCFYVEQFGRLTEGMPIPHAPEHPVYVRSPLDTGTASGEYFTLKPDAEMAIDQRLDDAGSLVFDTMPLADDCDYLGRPVLTLRLRPRAAHANLCGRLVDVHPDGTATRVAFGVVNLSHRDGNADPKPLIPGETVSIRLVLDACGYRFRKGHRIRLSLSTAYWPMILPPPEDEGMDIDIASLGLGLPVLGDHRRITVEAPANPDPLPRYIEHAAAATKRQIVRDLSANRTDYRIHEETGLYEHPKTGLSTRQLREEVWSISPDDPLSMTGVSTWTCDMHRPGWFVRTVARARIACTATDWIVSAVVTAFEDDVQIFEKIFAEKKIARDLM